Proteins encoded in a region of the Paucibacter sediminis genome:
- a CDS encoding carbohydrate ABC transporter permease, whose product MPSRARTLWLPKLVIAPSFVLSLLFIYGLMAWNGVLSLSASRMLPNYEFVGLAQYEALFESERWWVALRNLGIFGGLFVGGGMALGLLLAILLDQKIRLEGLLRTIYLYPMALSFIVTGTAWKWILNPGLGLEHLVQEWGFADFSFGWLVDPDMAIYCVVIAGIWQSAGFVMALFLAGLRGIDDSIIKAAQVDGASLPRIYWRIIIPSLRPVFFSTLMVVSHLAIKSFDLVMALTAGGPGYATDLPATFMYTMAFSRGQIGLGAASATIMLATVAAIVVPYLYSELRGTRR is encoded by the coding sequence ATGCCAAGCCGCGCCCGCACCCTGTGGTTGCCCAAGCTGGTGATTGCGCCTTCCTTCGTGCTCTCGCTGCTGTTCATCTATGGCCTGATGGCCTGGAACGGGGTGCTCTCGCTGTCGGCCTCGCGCATGCTGCCCAACTACGAGTTCGTCGGGCTGGCGCAGTACGAGGCGCTGTTCGAGTCGGAGCGCTGGTGGGTGGCGCTGCGCAATCTGGGCATCTTCGGCGGCCTGTTCGTGGGCGGCGGCATGGCGCTGGGCCTGCTGCTGGCGATCCTGCTGGACCAGAAGATCCGCCTGGAGGGCCTGCTGCGCACCATCTACCTCTACCCGATGGCGCTCAGCTTCATCGTCACCGGCACGGCCTGGAAATGGATACTCAATCCGGGCCTGGGCCTGGAGCATCTGGTGCAGGAATGGGGCTTCGCCGACTTCAGCTTCGGCTGGCTGGTGGACCCCGACATGGCGATCTACTGCGTCGTCATCGCCGGCATCTGGCAGAGCGCGGGCTTCGTGATGGCGCTGTTTCTGGCCGGCCTGCGCGGCATCGACGACAGCATCATCAAGGCCGCCCAGGTGGACGGCGCCAGCCTGCCTCGCATCTACTGGCGCATCATCATCCCCAGCCTGCGGCCGGTGTTCTTCTCCACCCTGATGGTGGTGAGCCATCTGGCGATCAAGAGCTTCGACCTGGTGATGGCGCTCACCGCCGGCGGCCCCGGCTATGCCACCGACCTGCCCGCCACCTTCATGTACACGATGGCCTTCTCGCGCGGCCAGATCGGCCTGGGCGCGGCCAGCGCCACCATCATGCTGGCCACCGTGGCGGCCATCGTCGTGCCCTACCTCTACTCCGAGCTGCGTGGGACGCGTCGATGA
- a CDS encoding ABC transporter ATP-binding protein encodes MGALSIRQVRKTYGSNEILKGIDIEIEPGEFLILVGPSGCGKSTLLNMIAGLEQPSSGSIHIGAREVTHAPSRERDIAMVFQSYALYPNMNVAQNIAFGLEMRKVPKAERAAAVARVSAMLQIEHLLDRKPGQLSGGQRQRVAMGRALARQPALFLFDEPLSNLDAKLRVEMRAEIKLLHQRTRTTTVYVTHDQVEAMTLGDRIAVMRDGLVQQFGTPDEIYGRPANRFVAEFVGSPAMNFIDAQASAAGLSAQGVALPLSAAQAQALRDSPHRALSYGLRPEDLAIAPDATEDGGLPGTLRMLEPTGPETYAMVDTAIGCLTARVPGRLSQRIGDPLRLQWQAGASHLFDRGTGQRLA; translated from the coding sequence ATGGGTGCACTGAGCATCAGGCAGGTCCGCAAGACCTATGGCAGCAACGAGATCCTCAAGGGCATCGACATCGAGATCGAGCCCGGCGAATTCCTCATCCTGGTGGGGCCCTCGGGCTGCGGCAAGAGCACCCTGCTTAACATGATCGCCGGCCTGGAGCAGCCCAGCAGCGGCAGCATCCACATCGGCGCGCGCGAGGTCACCCACGCGCCCAGCCGCGAGCGCGACATCGCCATGGTGTTCCAGAGCTATGCGCTCTACCCGAACATGAACGTGGCGCAGAACATCGCCTTCGGCCTGGAGATGCGCAAGGTGCCCAAGGCCGAGCGCGCGGCCGCAGTGGCGCGCGTCAGCGCCATGCTGCAGATCGAGCATCTGCTGGACCGCAAGCCCGGCCAGCTCTCGGGCGGCCAGCGCCAGCGCGTCGCGATGGGCCGCGCGCTGGCGCGCCAGCCGGCGCTGTTCCTGTTCGACGAGCCGCTCTCCAACCTCGACGCCAAGCTGCGCGTGGAGATGCGCGCCGAGATCAAGCTGCTGCACCAGCGCACCCGCACCACCACCGTCTATGTCACGCACGACCAGGTCGAGGCCATGACCCTGGGCGACCGCATCGCGGTGATGCGGGACGGGCTGGTGCAGCAATTCGGCACGCCCGACGAGATCTACGGCCGGCCGGCGAACCGCTTCGTGGCCGAATTCGTCGGCTCGCCGGCGATGAACTTCATCGATGCCCAGGCCAGCGCCGCCGGCCTGAGCGCCCAGGGCGTGGCCCTGCCGCTGAGCGCCGCGCAGGCCCAGGCGCTGCGCGACAGCCCGCACCGGGCGCTCAGCTACGGCCTGCGCCCCGAGGACCTGGCGATCGCGCCGGACGCCACCGAAGACGGCGGCCTGCCCGGCACGCTGCGCATGCTGGAGCCCACCGGCCCCGAGACCTACGCCATGGTCGACACCGCGATCGGCTGCCTGACCGCCAGAGTGCCCGGCCGCCTGAGCCAGCGCATCGGCGACCCCCTGCGCCTGCAGTGGCAGGCCGGTGCCTCGCATCTGTTCGACCGCGGCACCGGTCAGCGGCTCGCCTGA
- a CDS encoding ABC transporter substrate-binding protein: MAPLLTALSLSLAAQLATAGEVEVLHWWTSGGEAKAAQALKASLQAKGHSWKDFAVAGGGGDSAMTVLKSRVVSGNAPAAAQIKGPSIQDWAREGVLASIDEVARADKWDELLPKVVSEQMKYRGSYVAVPVNVHRVNWLWINADVFKRAGLKPPLSWDDFFSAADALKKLGITPLAHGGQNWQDLTLFEAVVLGVGGADFYAKALVQLDQSSLTSDTMERALATFKRLKPYTDKNAPGRDWNLATAMVIKGEAAMQIMGDWAKGEFVAAGKQPGKDFLCVAAPGSAKSFSYNIDSFAMFKLKNEANSRAQKDLAAAIMAPEFQELFNLNKGSIPARLGMKMDRFDDCAKTSAQDFASSAKAGSLLPSIAHGMAVPSAAEGAIKDAISQYWNSDRLSARDAMKKLAAAARSK; this comes from the coding sequence ATGGCCCCGCTGCTCACGGCCCTAAGCCTGAGCCTGGCGGCCCAACTGGCCACCGCTGGCGAGGTCGAGGTGCTGCACTGGTGGACCAGCGGTGGCGAGGCCAAGGCCGCGCAGGCGCTCAAGGCCAGCCTGCAGGCCAAGGGCCACAGCTGGAAGGATTTCGCGGTGGCGGGCGGCGGGGGCGACTCCGCCATGACGGTGCTGAAGTCGCGCGTGGTCTCGGGCAATGCGCCCGCCGCGGCGCAGATCAAGGGCCCCTCGATCCAGGACTGGGCCCGCGAGGGCGTGCTGGCCTCGATCGACGAGGTGGCGCGCGCCGACAAATGGGACGAGCTGCTGCCCAAGGTGGTGAGCGAGCAGATGAAATACCGCGGCAGCTATGTCGCGGTGCCGGTGAACGTGCACCGCGTCAACTGGCTCTGGATCAATGCCGATGTCTTCAAGCGCGCCGGGCTCAAGCCGCCGCTCAGCTGGGACGATTTCTTCAGCGCCGCCGACGCGCTCAAGAAGCTGGGCATCACGCCACTGGCGCATGGGGGCCAGAACTGGCAAGACCTGACCCTGTTCGAGGCGGTGGTGCTGGGCGTGGGCGGCGCCGATTTCTACGCCAAGGCGCTGGTGCAGCTGGACCAGAGCAGCCTGACGAGCGACACCATGGAGCGCGCGCTCGCCACCTTCAAGCGCCTCAAGCCCTATACCGACAAGAACGCCCCGGGGCGCGACTGGAACCTTGCCACCGCGATGGTGATCAAGGGCGAGGCGGCGATGCAGATCATGGGCGACTGGGCCAAGGGCGAGTTCGTCGCGGCCGGCAAGCAGCCGGGCAAGGATTTCCTCTGCGTGGCCGCGCCCGGCAGCGCCAAATCCTTCAGCTACAACATCGACTCCTTCGCGATGTTCAAGCTCAAGAACGAGGCCAACAGCCGCGCGCAGAAGGACCTCGCCGCAGCCATCATGGCGCCCGAGTTCCAGGAGCTCTTCAACCTCAACAAGGGCTCGATCCCGGCGCGCCTGGGCATGAAGATGGACCGCTTCGACGACTGCGCCAAGACCTCGGCGCAGGACTTCGCCAGCAGCGCCAAGGCCGGCTCCCTGCTGCCCTCGATCGCCCATGGCATGGCGGTGCCGAGCGCGGCCGAGGGCGCCATCAAGGACGCCATCAGCCAGTACTGGAACAGCGACCGGCTGAGCGCCCGCGATGCCATGAAGAAGCTCGCCGCAGCCGCCCGCAGCAAGTAA
- a CDS encoding acyltransferase family protein → MAEAQRARALDVLRGATLALMIVVNMSISEALSYGPLLHAPWHGLTLTDVVFPTFLFVVGAALSFTLPRYERLGEAALLMKLCRRSALIFLCGYLLSWFPFVRVGPDGGLALLPLAGTRILGVLQRIALAYAIAALLLHYGRARAALIYSGAVLLLCWWVLAQWGDLSLAGNAARKLDLWLLGAAHLYQGEGLAFDPEGLLGTLPAVVHVLAGHAAAGLVQRRGPGYESIAKLLMAGLLAIALALAWHGVLPINKKLWTGSYVLCTVGIDLCLLGLLVWAVDLRGWRRGCAFFEVFGRNTLFIYLLAEVAMSLLWLLPLRGRPLFEQLYAHGFQSWAGDKPGSLLFALCFMLVCWAVAAWMDRRQLYIKL, encoded by the coding sequence ATGGCTGAGGCGCAGCGCGCGCGTGCGCTCGACGTGCTGCGCGGCGCCACGCTGGCGCTGATGATCGTCGTCAATATGTCGATCAGCGAGGCGCTCTCCTACGGCCCGCTGCTGCATGCGCCCTGGCATGGCCTGACCCTCACCGACGTCGTGTTCCCGACCTTTCTGTTCGTGGTCGGCGCCGCCCTCAGCTTCACCCTGCCGCGCTACGAGCGCCTGGGCGAGGCGGCGCTGCTGATGAAGCTGTGCAGGCGCAGCGCGCTGATCTTTCTGTGCGGCTATCTGCTCTCCTGGTTCCCCTTCGTGCGCGTCGGCCCCGATGGCGGGCTCGCCCTGCTGCCGCTCGCCGGCACACGCATCCTCGGCGTGCTGCAGCGCATCGCCCTGGCCTATGCCATCGCTGCCCTGCTGCTGCACTACGGCCGTGCGCGCGCCGCGCTTATCTACAGCGGCGCCGTGCTGCTGCTGTGCTGGTGGGTGCTGGCGCAATGGGGCGATCTGAGCCTGGCCGGCAATGCCGCGCGCAAGCTGGACCTGTGGCTGCTGGGCGCGGCCCACCTCTACCAGGGCGAGGGCCTGGCCTTTGACCCCGAAGGCCTGCTGGGCACCCTGCCCGCGGTGGTGCATGTGCTGGCCGGCCATGCCGCGGCGGGCTTGGTACAGCGCCGCGGCCCCGGCTACGAGAGCATCGCCAAGCTGCTGATGGCGGGGCTGCTGGCGATCGCGCTGGCGCTGGCCTGGCATGGCGTGCTGCCCATCAACAAGAAGCTCTGGACCGGCTCCTATGTGCTGTGCACCGTGGGCATCGACCTGTGCCTGCTGGGCCTGCTGGTGTGGGCCGTCGACCTGCGCGGCTGGCGCCGCGGCTGCGCCTTCTTCGAGGTGTTCGGCCGGAACACGCTCTTCATCTACCTGCTGGCCGAGGTGGCGATGAGCCTGCTGTGGCTGCTGCCGCTGCGGGGCCGCCCGCTGTTCGAGCAGCTCTATGCGCACGGCTTCCAGTCCTGGGCGGGCGACAAGCCCGGTTCGCTGCTGTTCGCGCTCTGCTTCATGCTGGTCTGCTGGGCCGTCGCGGCCTGGATGGACCGGCGGCAGCTCTACATCAAGCTCTAA
- a CDS encoding family 20 glycosylhydrolase, producing the protein MRALLASLLLGLLLSGASAGPSGEGAPLRLRWELERSQFSAEHPEGRSRALFTLTNLDRRPLPAQGWSIYFSAMAGVELGPALEGQVLLERVVATLFRLRPAAGFQPLDSGQTLRIVLLHPELVLMPDKAPQAPYLVLDEAPGRGLAIRDYQLLPPSRPEQTELPPGAALPLATPQSLYQRYAQATVPAELPPLLPTPLQYRRLAGTLHWDGLPEVRAAPALAAQAEQLQSWLRPLFPSGQVRRGQPAVQLSLGPVAGLRSPEAYALSIGARQGVRLRAASPAGLARGLQSLRMLLPLPTAVLARQGVDLPALHIVDAPRYAYRGLMLDVARNFQSKATLLSTLDLMARYKLNTLHLHLSDDEGWRLEIPGLPELTEVGGRRGQQADPLAHLPPAYGSGPDLADPYGSGHYSRADYLEILRHAAALQIEVIPEIDMPAHARAAVKAMESRWQRRLRSGAAGADEFLLSEPGDRSVYRSAQLYTDHVMNPALPSTYAFVEQVVGALKAMHAEAGMPLRRLHVGGDELPAGAWEQSPACQALLKQLGASDTEALWDHFFDRVQALLRRQGIAAAGWEELGARKAMLAGEPGLAPNAHFLGRDIRLHVWNNTGANADLAYRLANAGYATVLAPATRLYFDMAHQKDPTEPGHDWAAFLDLDQVFDFMPTRMPGRQGLSAEGRRHLIGLEATLFSETVRGPERLAQMLMPRLLGLAERAWAAEPGWERLPDPAAQARARAQFMQQLGSQLLPRLDAEAPALHYRIAPPGLLRQGDRVLARAQLPGMTLRYTSDGSPPRPDSPLVQGPITARGRIGVAAFDRNGRAGRPSWIDNP; encoded by the coding sequence ATGAGGGCGCTGCTGGCGAGCTTGCTGCTGGGCTTGCTGCTTTCGGGCGCGAGTGCAGGGCCGTCAGGCGAGGGCGCGCCGCTGCGCCTGCGCTGGGAGCTGGAGCGCAGCCAGTTCTCGGCCGAGCATCCCGAAGGCCGCTCGCGCGCGCTGTTCACGCTCACCAATCTGGACCGCCGGCCCCTGCCGGCGCAGGGCTGGTCCATCTATTTCAGCGCCATGGCCGGCGTCGAGCTGGGCCCGGCGCTGGAGGGTCAGGTCTTGCTGGAGCGCGTCGTCGCCACGCTGTTCCGCCTGCGCCCCGCGGCAGGTTTCCAGCCGCTGGACAGCGGCCAGACCCTGCGCATCGTGCTGCTCCATCCGGAGCTGGTGCTGATGCCGGACAAGGCACCGCAAGCGCCCTATCTGGTGCTGGACGAGGCGCCCGGGCGCGGCCTGGCGATCCGCGACTACCAGTTGCTGCCGCCCAGCCGCCCCGAGCAGACCGAGCTGCCGCCCGGCGCTGCTCTGCCGCTGGCGACGCCGCAATCGCTCTACCAGCGCTATGCCCAGGCCACAGTGCCGGCCGAGCTGCCGCCGCTGTTGCCGACGCCGCTGCAATACCGCAGGCTGGCCGGCACCCTGCACTGGGACGGCTTGCCCGAGGTACGCGCCGCGCCCGCGCTGGCGGCGCAGGCCGAGCAACTGCAGTCCTGGCTGCGCCCGCTGTTCCCGAGCGGCCAGGTGCGGCGTGGCCAGCCCGCCGTGCAACTGAGCCTGGGGCCGGTGGCCGGCCTGCGCTCGCCCGAGGCCTATGCGCTGAGCATCGGCGCGCGCCAGGGCGTGCGCCTCCGGGCGGCCAGCCCGGCCGGGCTGGCGCGCGGGCTGCAGAGCCTGCGCATGCTGCTGCCGCTGCCCACGGCGGTGCTGGCGCGGCAGGGCGTGGACCTGCCGGCGCTGCACATCGTCGACGCGCCGCGCTACGCCTACCGCGGCCTGATGCTGGACGTGGCGCGCAATTTCCAGAGCAAGGCCACGCTGCTGTCGACCTTGGACCTGATGGCGCGCTACAAGCTCAACACCCTGCACCTGCACCTCAGCGACGACGAAGGCTGGCGGCTCGAGATCCCTGGCCTGCCCGAGCTCACCGAGGTGGGCGGGCGCCGCGGCCAGCAGGCCGATCCGCTCGCGCATCTGCCGCCCGCCTATGGCTCCGGGCCGGATCTGGCCGACCCCTATGGCAGCGGCCATTACAGCCGCGCCGACTATCTGGAGATCCTGCGCCATGCGGCGGCGCTGCAGATCGAGGTGATCCCCGAGATCGACATGCCGGCGCATGCGCGCGCCGCGGTGAAGGCGATGGAAAGTCGCTGGCAACGCCGCCTGCGCAGCGGTGCCGCCGGCGCGGACGAGTTCCTCCTGAGCGAGCCGGGCGACCGCTCGGTCTATCGCTCGGCCCAGCTTTACACCGACCATGTGATGAACCCGGCGCTGCCCTCCACCTACGCCTTTGTCGAGCAGGTGGTGGGCGCGCTCAAGGCCATGCACGCCGAGGCCGGCATGCCGCTGCGGCGCCTGCATGTCGGCGGCGACGAACTGCCGGCGGGCGCCTGGGAACAATCGCCCGCCTGCCAGGCCCTGCTCAAGCAGCTGGGGGCCAGCGATACCGAGGCGCTCTGGGATCACTTCTTCGACCGCGTGCAGGCCCTGCTGCGGCGTCAGGGCATCGCGGCGGCGGGCTGGGAGGAGCTGGGCGCACGCAAGGCCATGCTGGCGGGTGAGCCCGGGCTGGCGCCAAATGCGCATTTCCTGGGGCGCGACATCCGCCTGCATGTCTGGAACAACACCGGCGCCAACGCGGACCTCGCCTACCGGCTCGCCAACGCGGGCTATGCCACCGTGCTGGCGCCGGCCACCCGGCTTTACTTCGACATGGCGCATCAGAAGGACCCGACCGAGCCCGGCCACGACTGGGCGGCCTTTCTGGACCTCGACCAGGTGTTCGACTTCATGCCCACGCGCATGCCGGGCCGCCAGGGCCTGAGTGCCGAAGGCCGCCGCCACCTCATCGGGCTGGAGGCCACGCTGTTCTCCGAGACCGTGCGCGGCCCCGAGCGCCTGGCCCAGATGCTGATGCCACGCCTGCTGGGCCTGGCCGAGCGCGCCTGGGCCGCCGAGCCCGGCTGGGAGCGCCTGCCCGACCCGGCCGCCCAGGCGCGGGCGCGCGCCCAGTTCATGCAGCAGCTTGGCAGCCAGCTGCTGCCGCGCCTGGATGCCGAGGCGCCGGCGCTGCATTACCGCATCGCGCCGCCCGGCCTGCTGAGGCAGGGCGATCGCGTGCTGGCGCGCGCCCAGCTGCCCGGCATGACGCTGCGCTACACCAGCGACGGCAGCCCGCCGCGGCCCGACAGCCCGCTGGTGCAGGGGCCGATCACGGCGCGCGGGCGCATCGGCGTGGCCGCCTTCGACCGCAACGGTCGCGCCGGCCGGCCTTCATGGATCGACAACCCCTGA
- a CDS encoding endonuclease/exonuclease/phosphatase family protein has translation MRLLPILALLTAMLASLPAWAGPPLNVASYNLRLNTPDDGPNVWAQRVEAVKALIRYHEFDLFGTQEGQPEQIRDLEALSEFEHVGVGRDDGRDAGEHSSIFYRRARFQRLAHGDFWLSETPDRPSKGWDARCCNRLASWVRLQERRGGQRLLVVSVHFDHEGPIARRESAQLLLRWLAEQRRQHPGDHVIALGDFNSTPDTVQIQAMRGQLRDARLVSLTPPYGPPASFNDFKFGSAPELLIDYIFLSPRIRVLKYAVLTDSNGQRYPSDHFPVLARLQLD, from the coding sequence ATGCGATTGCTGCCCATCCTCGCCCTGCTCACGGCCATGCTCGCATCCCTGCCCGCCTGGGCCGGGCCGCCGCTCAATGTGGCCAGCTACAACCTGCGCCTCAACACCCCCGACGACGGCCCCAATGTCTGGGCCCAGCGCGTCGAGGCGGTGAAGGCGCTGATCCGCTACCACGAGTTCGATCTGTTCGGCACCCAGGAGGGCCAGCCCGAGCAGATCCGCGACCTGGAGGCGCTGAGCGAGTTCGAGCATGTGGGCGTGGGCCGCGACGATGGCCGGGACGCCGGCGAGCATTCCAGCATCTTCTACCGGCGCGCGCGCTTCCAGCGCCTTGCGCATGGCGACTTCTGGCTCAGCGAGACCCCCGACCGCCCCTCCAAGGGCTGGGATGCGCGCTGCTGCAACCGCCTCGCCAGCTGGGTACGGCTGCAGGAGCGCCGCGGCGGGCAGCGCCTGCTGGTGGTGTCGGTGCATTTCGACCACGAGGGGCCGATCGCGCGCCGCGAATCCGCCCAGCTGCTGCTGCGCTGGCTGGCCGAGCAGCGGCGCCAACACCCCGGCGACCATGTGATCGCGCTGGGCGACTTCAACTCGACGCCGGACACGGTGCAGATCCAGGCCATGCGCGGCCAGCTGCGCGATGCCCGCCTGGTCTCGCTGACGCCGCCCTATGGCCCGCCGGCCAGCTTCAATGATTTCAAGTTCGGCAGCGCGCCGGAGCTGCTGATCGACTACATCTTCCTCAGCCCGCGCATCCGCGTGCTCAAGTACGCGGTGCTGACCGACTCCAACGGCCAGCGCTACCCCTCCGACCATTTCCCGGTGCTGGCGCGCCTGCAGCTTGACTAG
- a CDS encoding carbohydrate ABC transporter permease, which produces MMARPRLSPARLLLLGALLLFALFFLAPLYVMLSASLKSMDEIRNTSLLALPASPSLQAWATAWSAACTGTDCGGLKPFFLNSLLMVLPAVGISTSLGALNGYVLSKWRFRGSELLFALMLFGVFMPMQVVLLPMSQVLGWLGLASSVWGLILVHVLAGIPSTTLFFRNYYAGLPDELIKAATLDGASFWQIFRRIVLPLSAPILVVTLIWQFTNIWNDFLYGVVFSGADSKPITVGLNNLANTSSSVKEYNVDMAAAMIAGLPTLLVYALAGKYFVRGLTAGAVKG; this is translated from the coding sequence ATGATGGCTCGGCCGCGCCTTTCGCCCGCCCGCCTGCTGCTGCTGGGCGCTTTGCTGTTGTTCGCGCTGTTCTTCCTGGCGCCGCTCTACGTGATGCTGAGCGCCTCGCTGAAGAGCATGGACGAGATCCGCAACACCAGCCTGCTGGCCCTGCCCGCCAGCCCCAGCCTGCAGGCCTGGGCCACCGCCTGGTCGGCGGCCTGTACCGGCACCGACTGCGGCGGGCTCAAGCCCTTCTTCCTCAACTCGCTGCTGATGGTGCTGCCCGCCGTCGGCATCTCCACCTCACTGGGCGCGCTGAACGGCTATGTGCTGAGCAAGTGGCGCTTCCGCGGCAGCGAGCTGCTGTTCGCGCTGATGCTGTTCGGCGTCTTCATGCCCATGCAGGTGGTGCTGCTGCCGATGAGCCAGGTGCTGGGCTGGCTGGGCCTGGCCAGCTCGGTATGGGGGCTGATCCTGGTGCATGTGCTGGCCGGCATCCCCTCCACCACGCTGTTCTTCCGCAACTACTACGCCGGCCTGCCCGACGAGCTGATCAAGGCTGCCACCCTGGACGGGGCCTCGTTCTGGCAGATCTTCCGCCGCATCGTGCTGCCGCTCTCCGCGCCCATCCTGGTGGTGACGCTGATCTGGCAGTTCACCAATATCTGGAACGACTTCCTCTACGGCGTGGTGTTCTCGGGTGCCGACAGCAAGCCCATCACCGTGGGGCTCAACAACCTGGCCAACACCTCGAGTTCGGTGAAGGAATACAACGTCGACATGGCCGCCGCCATGATCGCCGGCCTGCCCACCCTGCTCGTCTACGCGCTGGCCGGCAAGTATTTTGTGCGCGGGCTCACCGCCGGCGCCGTGAAGGGATAG
- a CDS encoding SGNH/GDSL hydrolase family protein — MHARRLGLKLLAAHLLLGGWALASAQPAAGDWAGHGRYRAANASLPAPASGERRVVFMGDSITEFWSPALAQAFPGKPYVNRGISAQTTPQMLLRFRQDVIELQPAAVVILAGTNDIAGNSGPSSVEMIAGHVRSMTQLARAHGIRVVLCAVLPAAAYYWNPAVQPAATIVALNQRLRELAREGGHRWVDYHAALADERGGLPLKYSEDGVHPNAAGYRVMAPLLEREIEAALKP, encoded by the coding sequence ATGCACGCACGCCGACTCGGCCTCAAGCTTCTCGCCGCCCATCTTCTGCTGGGAGGCTGGGCGCTGGCGTCGGCCCAGCCCGCCGCGGGCGACTGGGCCGGCCATGGGCGCTACCGCGCCGCCAATGCGAGCCTGCCGGCGCCCGCCAGCGGCGAGCGCCGCGTGGTCTTCATGGGCGACTCGATCACCGAGTTCTGGAGCCCGGCGCTGGCCCAGGCCTTCCCCGGCAAGCCCTATGTGAACCGGGGCATCAGCGCCCAGACCACGCCGCAGATGCTGCTGCGCTTCCGGCAGGACGTGATCGAGCTGCAGCCGGCCGCGGTGGTGATACTGGCCGGCACCAATGACATCGCCGGCAACAGCGGGCCCAGCTCGGTCGAGATGATCGCCGGCCATGTGCGCTCGATGACGCAGCTGGCGCGGGCCCATGGCATCCGCGTGGTGCTGTGCGCGGTGTTGCCCGCGGCGGCCTATTACTGGAACCCGGCCGTCCAGCCGGCGGCCACCATCGTCGCGCTGAACCAGCGCCTGCGCGAACTGGCGCGCGAGGGCGGCCACCGCTGGGTCGATTACCACGCCGCCCTTGCCGATGAACGGGGCGGCCTGCCGCTCAAGTACTCCGAGGACGGCGTGCACCCCAATGCCGCCGGCTACCGCGTCATGGCGCCCCTGCTGGAGCGCGAGATCGAGGCGGCGCTGAAGCCCTAG
- a CDS encoding response regulator yields the protein MARKILIVDADLRTRLLLKAYLEKNHYEVVAAPDGAGFLAEYQRHAEELSMAIMDVMLPDTDGFALCRMVRARSDLPIIMLTASADETDRVVGLELGADDYIAKPYSPRELLARIKAILRRCGQELRAAARYRRFDAFTLDLLERRVTDRQGTEVALTGLDFQLLKCFVEHPGEILDRNVLAEYTRGRDIGPLDRSLDVQISRLRLRLQDDGKQPHLIKTVRGAGYVFSADVVASHG from the coding sequence ATGGCACGCAAGATCCTGATCGTCGACGCCGATCTCCGCACCCGCCTGCTGCTGAAGGCCTATCTGGAGAAGAACCACTACGAGGTGGTGGCGGCGCCGGATGGTGCCGGCTTTCTGGCCGAGTACCAGCGCCATGCCGAGGAGCTCTCGATGGCCATCATGGACGTGATGCTGCCCGACACCGATGGCTTCGCGCTGTGCCGCATGGTGCGCGCGCGCTCCGACCTGCCCATCATCATGCTGACCGCCAGCGCCGACGAGACCGACCGCGTGGTCGGCCTGGAGCTGGGTGCCGACGACTACATCGCCAAGCCCTACAGCCCACGCGAGCTGCTGGCCCGCATCAAGGCGATCCTGCGCCGCTGCGGCCAGGAGCTGCGCGCGGCGGCGCGCTACCGCCGCTTCGATGCCTTCACCCTCGACCTGCTGGAGCGCCGCGTGACCGATCGCCAGGGCACGGAGGTGGCGCTGACCGGGCTGGACTTCCAGCTGCTGAAATGCTTTGTCGAGCATCCCGGCGAGATCCTCGACCGCAATGTGCTGGCCGAATACACGCGCGGCCGCGACATCGGCCCGCTGGACCGCTCGCTGGACGTGCAGATCAGCCGCCTGCGCCTGCGCCTGCAGGACGATGGCAAGCAGCCGCACCTGATCAAGACGGTACGCGGCGCCGGCTATGTGTTCTCGGCCGACGTCGTGGCCTCGCATGGCTGA